A stretch of Desulfobacter hydrogenophilus DNA encodes these proteins:
- a CDS encoding bifunctional acetyl-CoA hydrolase/transferase family protein/GNAT family N-acetyltransferase: protein MDLQQICPDKLLTAQASVKKIRNGSRVFIGTGCGEPQHLIRTMVENQSLQDIVVYQMLSTTLAEYLNDDNFSSRFSIKLFFISILMRKFAFEGKIDYIPVYLSQIPKIFRNNEIGLDVALVQVSPPDAHGYCSLGISVDITLSGMKSAQVTIAQVNPQMPRTWGDSLVHIDDIDYLVEYEEDLLESLPKTKNKTVVERIGHYVSQLVDDGATLQIGFGHLPHAIMPYLAGKKDLGIHTQVITDGLLPLFKQKVITNRKKNFLPERAVASLCMGSKELYKYIADNPMFYFSSSEFVNDPNVIAKNDNLISISSALEVDLTGQICTDSKGYLFYSGIGDQVDFIRGSAMSKGGFSIVIIPSTAQNGQVSRIVTHLSEGAGVATTRGDIDIVVTEYGIAEIRRKSIFQRVMELAQIAHPKFRKQLIEQAKQRHYIFSDQLPPTNQDLLFLVGYKYNMLLPSGKQLEVRPLQPSDEFESRNFYYSLQEDSIYFRFFNRRKVFSRRMLQQMWAQVDYSRNMTLIALMQQGKRKQIVAVASYAEVDPKHAEVAFLVQEELHGQGIATFLLSCLEKIARKNNYSGFTALVLAENRKMLNVFKNTYPHAEFIRGESGEIEVIMPFKIIGKPNTTDDQ, encoded by the coding sequence ATGGATTTACAACAAATCTGTCCTGATAAGCTACTCACCGCACAAGCAAGTGTAAAAAAAATTCGCAACGGTTCACGGGTATTCATCGGTACAGGATGCGGAGAACCCCAGCACCTTATTCGGACCATGGTCGAGAATCAGTCCCTTCAGGATATTGTTGTATATCAGATGCTTTCAACCACCTTGGCGGAATATCTTAATGACGACAATTTTTCGTCCCGGTTTTCCATTAAACTGTTTTTTATTTCCATCCTTATGCGTAAATTTGCATTTGAAGGAAAAATTGACTATATCCCGGTCTACCTGTCACAGATCCCAAAGATTTTTCGGAACAATGAAATCGGCCTGGATGTTGCCCTGGTTCAGGTCAGTCCTCCAGACGCCCATGGTTACTGCTCTTTAGGCATTTCCGTGGATATCACCCTTTCCGGAATGAAAAGTGCACAAGTTACCATCGCCCAAGTCAATCCCCAAATGCCCAGAACCTGGGGAGATTCGTTGGTGCACATCGACGATATTGATTATTTAGTAGAATACGAAGAAGATCTTCTGGAGTCTCTGCCCAAGACCAAAAATAAAACCGTGGTCGAACGTATTGGGCATTATGTCAGCCAGCTGGTGGATGATGGTGCCACGCTGCAGATTGGTTTCGGGCATCTGCCCCATGCCATTATGCCCTATCTGGCTGGCAAAAAGGATCTTGGTATCCATACCCAGGTGATAACGGACGGCCTTCTGCCTTTATTCAAACAGAAGGTAATCACTAATCGCAAAAAGAATTTTCTCCCCGAACGGGCTGTAGCGTCCCTTTGCATGGGGTCAAAGGAATTATATAAATATATAGCTGACAATCCCATGTTCTATTTCAGTTCATCTGAATTTGTGAACGATCCCAATGTCATTGCCAAAAACGATAACCTGATCTCCATCAGCTCTGCCCTGGAGGTGGATCTGACAGGCCAGATATGCACGGATTCAAAAGGGTATCTGTTCTATTCGGGCATCGGTGACCAGGTGGATTTCATAAGGGGATCTGCCATGTCCAAGGGCGGATTTTCTATTGTCATCATCCCGTCCACGGCCCAGAACGGCCAGGTATCCCGCATTGTGACGCATTTAAGCGAAGGTGCCGGGGTTGCCACCACCCGGGGTGATATTGACATTGTGGTCACTGAGTACGGTATTGCAGAAATCCGGCGGAAAAGTATTTTTCAAAGGGTTATGGAACTGGCCCAGATTGCCCATCCCAAATTCCGCAAGCAGCTCATTGAACAGGCCAAACAGCGCCATTATATTTTCAGCGACCAACTGCCGCCCACAAATCAGGACCTGCTGTTTCTCGTCGGTTATAAATACAACATGCTTTTGCCCAGCGGAAAACAGCTGGAAGTCCGGCCGCTTCAGCCTTCGGATGAATTTGAATCCAGAAATTTTTACTATTCTCTCCAGGAAGATTCCATCTATTTTCGGTTTTTTAACCGCCGCAAAGTGTTCTCAAGGCGTATGCTCCAGCAGATGTGGGCCCAGGTGGATTACAGCCGGAATATGACCCTTATTGCCCTTATGCAGCAGGGCAAACGCAAACAGATTGTGGCGGTGGCGTCTTACGCAGAAGTGGACCCCAAGCATGCGGAAGTGGCTTTTCTGGTGCAGGAGGAACTGCATGGTCAGGGAATTGCCACCTTTTTGTTGAGCTGCCTTGAAAAAATTGCCCGGAAGAACAATTATTCCGGTTTTACTGCCCTTGTCCTGGCCGAAAACCGAAAAATGCTCAATGTGTTTAAAAACACCTATCCCCACGCAGAATTTATACGGGGGGAAAGTGGGGAAATTGAAGTAATCATGCCCTTTAAAATCATTGGAAAACCGAATACGACTGATGATCAATAA
- a CDS encoding acyl-CoA synthetase, producing MKEFYKQIIHINRMPDDSEKQVRVKAFFDSLNSMVMPDSFNWANQVFEGLHVARTPDKTALVYEDLTTLESSRFSYFDLSCRANRLINFLADQGVGMKDNMYMMVPLCPEIWFASLACIKAGIVSVPTATTMTARELDFRFETYKPDVILADMASVEIIENAIRETKITPKVKLVLGQAPGWISYDEVEKASDKAEAANTASDDILFCFFTSGTTGLPKRVGHTAVSYPVGHLSTTAMIGLKPDDIHHNLSAPGWGKWAWSSFFAPFNVGATVTAFRFDSLDAKVYLDAVARQKVTTLCAPPTAWRMFVNADLDGIDLSCLRQSVSAGEPLNPEVITRWHGFTGTRIRDFYGQTESTAMIGNPPWMAENMRAGSFGVPSSMYDVTLADDEGNEITQPDQEGYIVVKIDNWVPVGLFKEYIGNPEKMDSVFVDQYYYTGDKASFDADGYWWFVGRADDVIKSSDYRIGPFEVESALIEHPAVDEAAVVGTPDPRRYQLVKAYVILSPGEAGSREMALALFKHTINILAKFKIPRVIEFVDKVPKTISGKIRRIDLRDTEADRRGTQRVEEAPIKEYFYWDFPELSSKNK from the coding sequence ATGAAAGAGTTCTATAAACAGATTATCCATATCAACCGTATGCCGGATGATTCTGAAAAACAGGTCCGGGTAAAGGCATTTTTTGATTCTTTGAACAGCATGGTAATGCCGGATTCATTCAACTGGGCAAACCAGGTGTTTGAAGGTCTTCATGTGGCCCGGACTCCGGATAAAACGGCTTTGGTGTATGAAGATCTAACCACACTTGAATCCAGCCGCTTTTCCTATTTTGATCTGTCATGCCGGGCCAACAGGCTGATCAATTTTCTGGCGGACCAGGGCGTTGGCATGAAAGATAATATGTATATGATGGTGCCCCTGTGTCCTGAAATATGGTTTGCAAGTCTTGCCTGCATCAAGGCCGGCATTGTCAGCGTGCCCACGGCCACCACCATGACCGCAAGGGAGCTGGATTTCCGGTTTGAAACCTATAAACCTGATGTCATTCTGGCAGACATGGCCAGTGTCGAGATCATTGAAAACGCTATCCGGGAAACAAAGATCACTCCCAAGGTGAAACTGGTGCTTGGCCAGGCACCGGGCTGGATTTCCTACGACGAGGTGGAAAAGGCATCTGACAAGGCGGAGGCCGCAAACACGGCATCCGATGATATTTTGTTCTGCTTTTTTACCTCCGGGACCACCGGTTTGCCGAAGCGGGTGGGACATACGGCAGTTTCCTATCCTGTGGGGCATTTATCAACCACGGCCATGATAGGGCTCAAACCCGATGACATCCATCATAATCTCAGTGCACCCGGATGGGGTAAATGGGCCTGGTCCTCTTTTTTTGCGCCCTTTAATGTGGGAGCCACAGTAACTGCATTCCGGTTTGATTCCTTGGATGCAAAGGTTTACCTTGATGCGGTTGCAAGACAAAAGGTCACAACCCTTTGTGCGCCGCCTACTGCCTGGCGCATGTTTGTAAATGCCGACCTTGATGGTATTGACCTGTCCTGTCTGCGTCAGTCCGTGTCTGCCGGAGAACCCTTAAATCCGGAAGTGATTACACGCTGGCATGGCTTTACCGGCACCCGTATCCGGGATTTTTATGGGCAGACAGAATCCACGGCCATGATCGGTAACCCGCCATGGATGGCCGAAAATATGCGGGCAGGTTCTTTTGGCGTGCCGTCTTCCATGTATGATGTAACCTTGGCTGATGATGAAGGCAATGAGATTACACAACCGGATCAAGAGGGGTACATTGTTGTAAAAATAGACAACTGGGTACCGGTGGGACTTTTTAAAGAGTATATCGGCAATCCGGAAAAAATGGATTCCGTATTTGTGGACCAATATTATTACACCGGAGACAAGGCGTCCTTTGATGCCGATGGGTACTGGTGGTTTGTGGGTCGGGCCGATGATGTCATTAAATCAAGCGATTACCGCATCGGCCCCTTTGAAGTGGAGAGTGCGCTTATCGAACACCCTGCGGTGGACGAGGCTGCGGTTGTGGGGACCCCTGATCCCAGGAGGTACCAACTGGTCAAAGCCTATGTCATTCTCAGTCCGGGTGAAGCCGGCAGCAGGGAAATGGCCCTGGCCTTGTTCAAGCACACCATAAACATCCTTGCCAAATTTAAAATTCCAAGAGTCATTGAATTTGTTGATAAAGTGCCAAAAACCATTTCCGGAAAAATTCGTCGTATTGATTTGAGAGATACCGAAGCAGACCGGAGGGGAACCCAAAGAGTTGAGGAAGCGCCCATCAAAGAGTATTTTTACTGGGATTTTCCCGAATTAAGCTCAAAAAACAAATAA
- a CDS encoding tRNA dihydrouridine synthase — protein MADNRPFLILAPLQGVTDVVFRQAYVRHFNGIDQAMAPFISTMSSRRLKPSRLKDVDPALNTALPVIPQILGNDPDDFIYLGDSLFDMGYAQVNWNLGCPHSKIAKKLRGSGLLSHPDKIDAFLSRVIPVMKPALSVKIRLGRKSKEEIRDLIAMFNAHKLDEIILHPRTGEQMYTGAVDVDAFEAAMNACDHPMVYNGDIVDSASWEIIRQRFPDISRFMIGRGVLSNPFLPEQIKGMNIDSQNTDFQRRERLKKFYADLFNSYKQVFSGPGHLIGRMKGFWNYLGPSFENSKKPLKKLLKSNSEQDYLDRVNEFWGMNLKFCPGRIE, from the coding sequence ATGGCAGATAATCGTCCCTTTTTGATACTTGCCCCTTTGCAGGGGGTCACAGATGTGGTGTTTAGACAGGCCTATGTCAGGCATTTCAACGGCATTGACCAGGCCATGGCCCCGTTTATATCTACCATGAGCAGCAGGCGCTTGAAACCGTCCAGACTTAAAGACGTGGATCCGGCGTTGAACACAGCCCTTCCTGTCATCCCCCAGATTCTGGGTAATGATCCGGATGATTTTATCTATCTTGGGGATTCTCTTTTTGACATGGGCTATGCCCAGGTGAACTGGAACCTTGGGTGCCCTCATTCAAAGATTGCAAAGAAACTGAGGGGGTCGGGCCTTTTATCCCACCCGGATAAAATAGACGCTTTCCTTTCCCGGGTAATCCCGGTCATGAAACCCGCGTTAAGTGTTAAAATCCGCCTGGGGCGTAAAAGTAAGGAAGAGATCCGGGACCTGATTGCAATGTTTAATGCCCACAAACTTGACGAAATTATCCTGCATCCCAGAACCGGGGAGCAAATGTATACAGGCGCCGTTGATGTTGACGCGTTTGAAGCGGCCATGAACGCCTGTGACCATCCCATGGTCTATAACGGAGATATTGTGGACTCGGCATCATGGGAAATAATCCGGCAGCGTTTTCCGGACATCAGTCGCTTCATGATCGGCAGAGGTGTTCTTTCCAACCCCTTTTTGCCTGAGCAGATCAAGGGGATGAACATCGATTCCCAAAACACCGACTTCCAAAGGCGTGAACGATTGAAAAAATTTTATGCGGATCTTTTTAATAGTTACAAACAGGTCTTTTCAGGCCCGGGGCACCTTATCGGGCGCATGAAGGGATTCTGGAACTATCTGGGGCCTTCTTTTGAGAACAGCAAGAAACCGTTGAAAAAACTGCTTAAGTCAAATTCGGAACAGGACTATTTAGACCGGGTCAATGAATTCTGGGGCATGAACTTAAAATTTTGTCCGGGCAGGATAGAATGA
- a CDS encoding FAD-dependent oxidoreductase, with the protein MTDPLFAPIRINQLNIPNRIYMPAMHLGMAQAFEVTDQIVEFYARRAKGGPGMICVGYATVDELSGNTRNIGAHDDKFIPGLTRLAETIRKNGSLCAVQINHAGRYNFSFLLNGKQPVAPSAIASRMTKETPKALEIKEIQQAIESFANAAARVKKAGFDAVEILSGTGYLISEFLSPLTNQRTDEYGGYLEKRMRFGLEVAQAVRDAVGPDYPLIVRMNGNDFMPGGNKRSDLIEYAKQLSNGPVDALCINVGWHEARVPQIVAQVPKGAFGYLARDIRAAVHVPVIASHRIDDPETAREMINQEFCDMVAMGRSLIADPDLPKKAREGREKEIVHCIACAQGCFDNLFKLKHVECLCNPLAGHEYCKKTGKVKAAKKVMVIGGGPAGMTAALACARRGHDVTLYESARRLGGQLHLAAAPPGRKTFSRFSDDLETQLSVEKIPVVLNCKVDEAFISKEKPDTLILATGAIPLKPAIPGMDLPHVAGAWDVLENKVGTGKNVAIIGGGAVGVETALVLSEKGTVSAETIKFLLVNKAETPEALFDMATRGSKKVCLIEMTNSIGRDIGKSTRWGMMQDLRRFNVETVTAAKVLRITETGLEIEKDGKINTLDFDTVVVAVGAVSYNPLEQVAKKLGIDYRVVGDALKVGTAFDAVHGGYEAAVSI; encoded by the coding sequence ATGACAGATCCTCTGTTTGCTCCCATCCGAATCAATCAATTGAACATTCCCAACAGAATTTATATGCCGGCCATGCACCTGGGCATGGCACAGGCATTTGAAGTGACGGATCAAATCGTTGAATTTTACGCGAGACGGGCCAAAGGCGGGCCGGGTATGATCTGCGTAGGGTATGCCACGGTGGACGAACTATCCGGCAACACCCGAAACATTGGTGCCCATGATGATAAATTTATCCCTGGATTGACCCGGCTGGCAGAGACCATCCGGAAAAATGGAAGTCTTTGTGCCGTGCAGATTAACCATGCCGGCCGGTATAATTTTTCATTCCTGCTCAATGGCAAACAGCCCGTGGCCCCGTCTGCCATTGCCTCCAGAATGACAAAGGAGACGCCAAAAGCCCTTGAAATAAAGGAGATACAGCAGGCCATTGAATCCTTTGCAAATGCCGCAGCCCGGGTAAAAAAGGCAGGGTTTGATGCTGTGGAGATTCTGTCGGGCACGGGGTATCTTATCTCCGAATTTTTGTCGCCGCTGACCAATCAGCGTACCGATGAATACGGAGGATACCTTGAAAAGCGCATGCGGTTTGGCCTGGAAGTGGCCCAGGCGGTTCGGGATGCCGTGGGGCCTGACTACCCCTTGATTGTAAGAATGAACGGTAATGATTTTATGCCGGGGGGCAATAAACGATCCGATCTCATCGAATATGCAAAACAACTATCCAACGGGCCTGTGGATGCCTTGTGTATCAATGTGGGCTGGCATGAGGCCCGGGTGCCCCAGATTGTGGCCCAGGTACCCAAGGGGGCATTCGGCTATCTTGCCCGGGATATCCGCGCTGCTGTGCATGTCCCTGTGATCGCAAGCCACAGGATAGATGACCCTGAAACCGCCAGGGAGATGATTAATCAGGAATTTTGCGACATGGTAGCCATGGGCCGCAGTCTGATCGCAGACCCGGATCTGCCCAAAAAAGCCCGTGAAGGCAGAGAAAAGGAGATTGTCCATTGTATTGCCTGTGCCCAGGGCTGTTTTGACAACCTGTTCAAACTCAAGCATGTGGAGTGCCTTTGCAATCCTTTGGCCGGCCATGAGTACTGCAAAAAAACAGGCAAAGTTAAGGCGGCCAAAAAAGTGATGGTGATTGGCGGCGGGCCTGCCGGTATGACGGCCGCGCTGGCCTGTGCCCGGCGTGGGCATGATGTGACCCTGTATGAGAGTGCCAGGCGTTTAGGCGGACAACTCCACCTGGCTGCGGCACCTCCGGGCCGGAAAACATTTTCCCGATTTTCAGATGACCTTGAAACTCAGCTCTCTGTGGAAAAAATCCCCGTGGTGTTAAATTGCAAGGTGGACGAAGCCTTTATTTCAAAGGAAAAACCCGATACTCTAATCCTCGCCACAGGCGCGATTCCCCTTAAACCGGCCATCCCCGGCATGGACCTTCCCCATGTGGCAGGGGCCTGGGATGTTCTTGAAAACAAGGTGGGGACCGGCAAAAATGTGGCCATCATCGGTGGTGGGGCTGTGGGGGTTGAAACGGCATTGGTCCTTTCGGAAAAAGGTACAGTTTCGGCAGAAACCATCAAATTTCTGCTGGTGAACAAGGCGGAAACTCCGGAAGCACTTTTTGACATGGCCACACGGGGCAGCAAAAAAGTATGTCTCATTGAGATGACCAATAGCATTGGAAGGGATATCGGTAAATCAACCAGGTGGGGGATGATGCAGGATCTTAGGCGTTTTAATGTGGAAACTGTGACCGCCGCAAAAGTGTTGCGGATTACAGAAACAGGACTGGAAATTGAAAAGGATGGCAAAATCAATACCCTGGACTTTGACACTGTTGTTGTGGCTGTAGGTGCTGTATCTTACAATCCATTGGAGCAGGTTGCCAAAAAACTTGGCATTGACTACCGTGTGGTCGGTGATGCCTTAAAGGTGGGAACGGCTTTTGATGCCGTGCATGGGGGTTATGAGGCTGCTGTCTCTATTTAG
- a CDS encoding helix-turn-helix domain-containing protein, translating into MCPPDTMKALMAYPWPGNVRELENAIAHGFVLCRTREISRADLPDEVCGQNQSDAASPENASFSNPPSFSPTPLTREHLVSLLDTCNWNKAEVARQLGKSRTLVWKYMKKWDIPLKQG; encoded by the coding sequence ATGTGCCCCCCTGATACCATGAAAGCGCTGATGGCCTACCCTTGGCCCGGGAATGTTCGGGAACTGGAAAATGCCATTGCCCATGGATTTGTGCTATGCCGCACCCGGGAAATAAGCCGTGCCGATTTGCCTGACGAGGTTTGCGGTCAGAATCAATCCGATGCGGCATCCCCAGAGAACGCTTCATTCTCAAATCCGCCTTCCTTTTCCCCGACACCCTTGACCCGGGAGCATCTGGTGTCGCTTTTGGATACCTGCAACTGGAATAAGGCTGAGGTGGCAAGACAACTTGGGAAAAGCCGTACCCTTGTCTGGAAGTACATGAAAAAATGGGATATTCCACTTAAACAAGGTTAA
- a CDS encoding universal stress protein has product MIQKPKRILFASDLSTNMKEVFKHAVSLSTLSDASIVVLHVMEESGKNAQRRVQRAFGETLYNTIRSEQKAGARNLLTGKNVDALGIKQAIAGFLEDRENSPSDIEMSSPIEKILVTESKSIADEITRTAVEEGCDIIVIGCGHRSFIETAIGDDIARKVLKRTSVPVLVVPLLH; this is encoded by the coding sequence ATGATCCAGAAACCAAAACGTATATTATTCGCCTCGGACCTGTCCACCAACATGAAAGAGGTATTTAAACATGCCGTATCCCTTTCCACTCTGAGCGATGCGAGCATCGTTGTGCTTCACGTCATGGAAGAGTCCGGCAAAAATGCGCAACGGCGCGTACAGCGTGCATTCGGTGAGACACTTTACAACACCATAAGATCCGAACAAAAAGCTGGCGCTCGGAACCTGCTTACGGGAAAAAATGTGGATGCCCTGGGTATTAAACAGGCCATTGCCGGTTTCCTGGAAGACAGGGAAAACAGTCCGTCAGATATTGAGATGAGTTCTCCCATTGAAAAAATCCTTGTTACGGAAAGTAAGTCCATTGCCGATGAAATTACAAGGACAGCAGTTGAAGAAGGATGCGATATTATTGTTATTGGGTGTGGGCACCGCAGTTTTATAGAAACTGCCATTGGGGATGACATTGCCCGCAAGGTCCTTAAACGAACTTCTGTTCCCGTGTTGGTGGTACCTTTGCTGCACTGA
- a CDS encoding DUF1848 domain-containing protein has product MPGPTGILSASRRTDIPGWYMPWFLDRIEKGYFIVTNPFNRQSRRVDATPKDIHTIVFWSKNYGPFLDLRAHKILVQKGFHLFFNFTINTPLKELEPGLPDLSERLAQVRRIVWDLSPGQAAWRFDPICFYEKGGRVFNNLDTFEYIAGQLSQMGIKQCITSFYDPYKKVAARIKRMTGLGSPMLKFIDPGMERKTNIIRSMAQFLNPLGMDLFLCCEKELMDAAGLQTYASPNACINGRLYKTLFGGNPETRGDYGQRRKKGCQCTKSFDIGSYEDHPCFHNCLFCYARTGLDIKKTSIG; this is encoded by the coding sequence TTGCCCGGCCCTACCGGCATTTTGTCCGCCTCCAGGCGTACCGATATACCAGGGTGGTACATGCCCTGGTTTCTGGATAGAATTGAAAAAGGGTATTTTATTGTAACCAATCCATTTAACAGACAGTCCCGCAGGGTTGATGCAACCCCCAAAGACATTCACACCATTGTTTTCTGGTCAAAAAACTATGGCCCATTCCTGGATTTAAGAGCTCACAAAATTTTAGTCCAAAAAGGATTTCACCTGTTTTTCAATTTTACCATCAATACCCCCCTAAAAGAGCTTGAGCCCGGTTTGCCTGATCTCTCAGAGCGTTTGGCCCAGGTCCGGCGTATTGTCTGGGACTTAAGTCCAGGACAGGCTGCCTGGCGTTTTGACCCCATCTGTTTTTATGAGAAGGGTGGCCGAGTGTTTAACAATCTTGACACCTTTGAATATATTGCAGGGCAATTGTCACAGATGGGTATCAAACAATGTATTACCAGTTTTTATGATCCGTATAAAAAGGTGGCCGCAAGAATAAAACGCATGACTGGGCTCGGCAGCCCCATGCTCAAATTCATTGATCCGGGCATGGAGCGCAAAACAAACATTATCCGCAGTATGGCTCAATTTCTCAACCCCCTTGGCATGGACCTTTTTTTATGCTGTGAAAAAGAATTGATGGATGCAGCCGGATTACAGACATATGCATCCCCTAACGCCTGCATCAACGGACGCCTTTATAAAACTTTATTTGGGGGGAATCCGGAAACCCGCGGCGATTATGGGCAACGGCGTAAAAAAGGCTGTCAATGCACAAAATCGTTCGATATCGGTTCCTATGAAGACCACCCTTGTTTCCACAATTGCCTTTTCTGCTATGCCAGAACGGGCCTTGATATCAAAAAAACGTCCATAGGGTGA
- the dusB gene encoding tRNA dihydrouridine synthase DusB yields the protein MKIKDLEINGITFLAPLAGITNLPFRQLIKDCGCAVVCSEMISAKGIFYNSEKTITLLKSQKTERPLSVQIFGSDPVSMGQAAAFIDDLGTADIIDINFGCSVRKVIKQGAGVALMKDPALARKILKAVRNATSLPFTIKIRSGWDTFGDQAVNLAKIAEDQGVDAIAFHPRSAAQGFRGKADWKLIARLKQAIRIPVIGNGDIITPQDAGEMFSQTGCDAVMVGRAAMANPFILSQIEQYVAHGTFTRPEPWAIFRKMEALIQGYVTYFGETTACRMLRGRLAWFIRGLPGAAGFRKQLSTLVSSAQARDMIRDFEAGIKD from the coding sequence ATGAAAATAAAAGACCTAGAAATTAACGGCATTACTTTTTTGGCTCCCCTGGCAGGAATTACCAATCTGCCCTTCAGACAATTGATAAAGGATTGTGGGTGTGCTGTGGTATGCTCGGAAATGATCAGTGCCAAAGGCATATTCTATAACTCAGAAAAGACAATAACTCTGCTTAAGTCACAGAAAACCGAGCGACCCTTGTCTGTACAGATCTTTGGGTCGGATCCGGTATCCATGGGGCAGGCTGCCGCATTTATCGATGATCTTGGGACAGCAGATATCATTGACATTAATTTTGGGTGCAGTGTCAGAAAAGTGATCAAACAAGGGGCCGGTGTCGCACTAATGAAGGATCCCGCCCTTGCCCGAAAAATATTAAAGGCTGTCAGAAATGCCACATCTCTGCCTTTTACCATAAAAATACGCAGCGGTTGGGATACGTTTGGGGATCAGGCCGTGAATTTGGCGAAAATCGCCGAAGACCAGGGGGTCGACGCCATCGCCTTTCACCCGAGGAGTGCTGCTCAGGGGTTCAGGGGGAAGGCGGACTGGAAACTGATTGCACGACTTAAACAGGCCATCCGCATTCCCGTCATAGGAAACGGCGATATCATTACGCCCCAGGACGCAGGAGAAATGTTTTCCCAGACCGGCTGTGACGCCGTCATGGTGGGAAGGGCGGCCATGGCCAATCCGTTTATTCTTTCACAAATCGAACAGTATGTGGCCCACGGCACATTCACCCGTCCTGAGCCTTGGGCCATCTTTAGAAAAATGGAAGCATTAATCCAGGGGTATGTCACCTATTTTGGGGAAACCACGGCATGCAGGATGCTCAGGGGCAGGCTTGCATGGTTTATTCGGGGATTGCCCGGGGCCGCTGGGTTCCGCAAACAATTATCCACCCTTGTAAGCAGTGCCCAGGCCCGTGATATGATCCGGGATTTCGAGGCAGGCATCAAGGATTGA
- the queF gene encoding preQ(1) synthase: protein MENKHYDRPFTVDTADVITSDLLEPIEYAYKSKRSIDIKITQPEYTSVCPMTGLPDNGTIIIEYRPDAHLVELKSLKYYLMQYRNVGMFYEHVVNKILDDMVSVINPLYMKVTGEFTPRGGISSVGSAEYIKP, encoded by the coding sequence ATGGAAAACAAGCACTACGACAGACCTTTTACAGTGGATACGGCTGATGTCATTACATCGGACCTTCTGGAACCCATTGAATATGCCTATAAATCCAAACGCAGCATTGATATTAAAATTACCCAGCCCGAATACACTTCCGTCTGCCCCATGACAGGTTTGCCGGATAACGGGACCATCATTATCGAGTACCGACCGGACGCCCATCTGGTGGAGTTAAAATCACTTAAATATTATCTAATGCAGTACAGAAACGTCGGAATGTTTTATGAACATGTGGTAAATAAAATCCTGGACGATATGGTCTCGGTCATAAATCCTCTTTACATGAAGGTGACAGGCGAATTCACCCCCCGCGGCGGGATTTCGTCCGTGGGATCTGCCGAATATATCAAACCCTGA
- a CDS encoding HNH endonuclease, with the protein MTDIKNFFSFPDDAALKKERTKARQLRASQWWKRKRSSGICHYCGEKFYPKELTMDHVIPLSRGGRSEKFNLVPCCKECNTQKQRMLPAEWNEYMVRIGADKNNRPE; encoded by the coding sequence ATGACAGACATAAAAAATTTTTTTTCTTTTCCCGACGATGCTGCACTGAAAAAGGAACGGACCAAGGCCAGGCAACTTCGGGCCAGCCAGTGGTGGAAGCGAAAACGATCGTCCGGGATATGCCACTATTGCGGGGAAAAATTCTATCCCAAAGAATTAACCATGGATCATGTGATTCCCCTCTCCCGGGGAGGGCGATCAGAGAAATTCAACCTGGTACCATGCTGTAAGGAATGCAATACTCAAAAACAGCGAATGTTACCAGCGGAGTGGAATGAATACATGGTTCGGATAGGGGCCGATAAAAATAACCGACCGGAATAA